Proteins found in one Salvelinus alpinus chromosome 11, SLU_Salpinus.1, whole genome shotgun sequence genomic segment:
- the rpl18a gene encoding large ribosomal subunit protein eL20: MKASGTLREYKVVGRLLPSVKNPTPPLYRMRIFAPNHVVAKSRFWYFVSQLRKMKKANGETVYCGLVHEKTPLKVKNFGIWLRYDSRSGTHNMYREYRDLTTSAAVTQCYRDMGARHRARAHSIHIMKVQEIAANKCRRPAIKQFHDSKIKFPLPHRVLRRQHKPRFTTKRPNTFF; encoded by the exons ATGAAGGCGTCTGGCACA CTTAGGGAGTACAAAGTCGTTGGGCGCCTCCTGCCCTCGGTTAAGAACCCCACCCCTCCTCTTTACCGCATGAGGATCTTCGCTCCTAACCACGTGGTGGCCAAGTCTCGCTTCTGGTACTTTGTCTCCCAGCTGAGGAAGATGAAGAAGGCCAACGGAGAGACAGTCTACTGTGGTCTG GTGCACGAGAAGACTCCCCTGAAGGTGAAGAACTTTGGCATCTGGTTGCGTTACGACTCCCGTAGCGGAACCCACAACATGTACAGAGAATACAGAGACCTGACCACCTCTGCAGCCGTCACCCAGTGCT ATCGTGATATGGGCGCTCGCCATCGTGCCCGTGCTCACTCCATCCACATCATGAAGGTGCAGGAGATCGCTGCCAATAAGTGCCGCAGACCTGCCATCAAGCAGTTCCAC GACTCCAAGATCAAGTTCCCCCTGCCCCACAGGGTCCTGCGTCGTCAACACAAGCCCCGCTTCACCACCAAGAGACCAAACACCTTCTTCTAA